Proteins encoded within one genomic window of Vanrija pseudolonga chromosome 3, complete sequence:
- the SPCC965.10_0 gene encoding putative transcriptional regulatory protein — translation MPPQQRRISQSPSPAPERGSPSTSPSSTAKRKRSRAGCYTCRRRKKACDSARPVCGSCTRLGIPCVFPKLYRNAKGDLVPSPQPNGRTRKLPRGDSVENEEPPHAGSSTAASADITGPPTHTTVTTSPGVATAPPHTQTSPEWHRAARQPSPERNYDEGAEGEDESALDQFLASLGDAESGQAWAWPLLDGSGGGLELDLGASHADGATGGAWAGGVHGVPLAPGYDSHGVFASNKMVTAAAVLEHLPTLYDYFVTSFSPVLSVLGGPGHNPVLDQLLPVVQRSPLVMCALIAWAATHRAGTGHPYHDVARVSAETVEMQIDSLDVTRDFTNDEREEYMWTLIILGGVEIVRGDSKGWVRRLPMARGMLEKALASVDFKSSPTWQSLAYNTAYHDILSVMAMTRGPKWPAVYDRILNHNNVEIDGYMGATRRIFYLLTEISTLATKVAATLDLPESDDKDRELTDLVGQHEALLARLRAVAIPLGVFVQLPIGTDRSHLIVAIEVYRSAAELYLRHTVLRAGSSDLQSRLIAKRLMHNLRLILGTPHESQMMFPLFLAGVYTGHDAGRTEIVNIFTKFSERTGVRSVITIINLLLEVWKRDPDGTLYVDWRKLAEESGVAVSFG, via the exons ATGCCACCACAACAACGAAGAATATCCCAGTCGCCATCACCAGCGCCCGAGCGCGGCTCGCCATCAACTTCGCCATCAAGCACGGCAAAGCGAAAGCGCTCACGCGCGGGATGCTACACTTGCCGCAGGAGAAAG AAAGCATgcgactcggcgcgcccAGTCTGCGGGTCATG CACCCGCCTCGGCATACCGTGCGTCTTCCCAAAGCTGTACCGCAACGCAAAGGGCGACCTCGTGCCCTCGCCGCAGCCGAACGGGCGGACTCGCAAGCTGC CTCGCGGTGACTCAGTGGAGAACGAAGAGCCGCCCCACGCCGGATCGAGCACTGCAGCCTCGGCAGACATTACTGGACCACCAACACACACGACCGTCACCACGAGCCCCGGTGTAGCGaccgccccaccccacacgcAGACATCGCCCGAgtggcaccgcgccgcgcgccagccgtccCCGGAGCGCAACTACGAcgagggggccgagggggaggacgagTCGGCCCTGGACCAGTTCCTTGCGTCCCTTGGGGACGCGGAGTCGGGACaggcgtgggcgtggccCCTGCTTGATGGCTCTGGGGGCGGGCtggagctcgacctcggcgcaTCGCATGCCGACGGGGCGACGGGAGGGGCGTGGGCAGGAGGCGTGCATGGCGTCCCCCTTGCCCCGGGGTATGACAGCCACGGCGTGTTCGCGAGCAACAAGATGgtcactgctgctgccgtgctcgagcatTTGCCGACGCTGTATGAT TACTTTGTCACGTCATTCTCGCCAGTCCTGTCCGTCCTCGGTGGGCCGGGGCACAACCCCGTGCTCGACCAGCTGTTACCCGTCGTCCAGCGGTCACCGCTCGTCATGTGCGCGTTGATTGCGTGGGCTGCGACGCACCGCGCGGGCACCGGCCACCCGTACCACGACGTGgcgcgcgtgtcggccgAGACGGTCGAGATGCAgatcgactcgctcgacgtcaCGCGCGACTTCACCAACGACGAGCGGGAGGAGTACATGTGGACGCTGatcatcctcggcggcgtcgagattGTGCGCGGCGACAGCAAGGGCTgggtgcggcggctgccCATGGCGCGCGGGATGCTGGAGAAGGCCCTCGCGTCGGTCGACTTCAAGTCGTCGCCAACGTGGCAGAGCCTGGCGTACAACACGGCGTATCACGACATTTTGTCTGTGATGGCGATGACCCGGGGCCCGAAGTGGCCGGCGGTCTATGACCGCATCCTGAACCACAACAATGTCGAGATTGACGGGTACATGGGTGCGACGCGGCGGATATTCTAC ctgctgaCCGAGATCTCCACACTCGCGACCAAGGTAGCCGCCACGCTTGATCTGCCAGAATCGGACGACAAGGACCGCGAGCTCACCGACCTGGTTGGGCAGCACGAGGCGCTGCTTGCACGTCTGCGTGCCGTTGCTATCCCCCTCGGCGTGTTCGTCCAGCTGCCAATCGGCACGGACCGGTCGCACCTCATTGTGGCGATCGAGGTGTACcgcagcgcggccgagctgtaCCTGCGGCATACGGTGCTCCGTGCCGGCTCGTCCGACCTGCAAAGCCGCTTGATCGCCAAGCGGCTAATGCACAACCTCCGTTTGatcctcggcacgccgcacgAGTCGCAGATGATGTTCCCCCTGTTCTTGGCAGGCGTGTATACCGGCCACGACGCGGGACGCACCGAGATTGTCAACATCTTCACCAAGTTTAGCGAGCGCACTGGCGTGCGCAGCGTGATCACCATCATCAACCTCTTGCTCGAGGTGTGGAAGCGGGATCCGGACGGGACGCTGTACGTCGACTGGCGCAAGCTGGCGGAGGAGTCGGGGGTGGCCGTGTCGTTTGGCTAG
- the AN1805_0 gene encoding Carbonic anhydrase: protein MNVRSSLRPLISSAASRLATSRPSLVRLCSSSTHTSTSSPADPPAKFSTMDSYLKQSHNRVFEKNKEWAQQQLAKDPHFFENLAAGQSPEYLWIGCSDSRMPAEVITGLEPGEAFIHRNIANMVNNLDLSAMSVINYAVRHLKVKHIIVCGHYGCGGVKAAMTPQDLGILNPWLRNIRDVYRLHEKELDAIEDGEKRYERLVELNVVEQARNVIKTAAVQQSYKENHFPIVHGWVFDFRTGLLKDLEIDYASVLADIQKIYNLNE from the coding sequence atGAACGTTCGCTCATCTCTTCGTCCTCTCATCTCGTCTGCTGCTTCGCGCCTCGCAACCTCGCGTCCATCCCTTGTCCGCCTCTGCTCGTCATCAACTCACACCTCCACCTCATCCCCGGCCGACCCCCCCGCTAAATTCTCCACGATGGACTCGTACCTCAAGCAGTCGCACAACCGCGTGTTCGAGAAGAACAAGGAGtgggcgcagcagcagctcgccaaggaccCGCACTTCTTCGAGAACCTCGCGGCGGGCCAGAGCCCAGAGTACCTCTGGATTGGGTGCTCCGACTCGCGCATGCCCGCCGAGGTCATCACTGGTCTCGAGCCGGGAGAGGCCTTCATCCACCGCAACATTGCCAACATGGTCAACAACCTCGACCTGAGCGCGATGAGCGTCATCAACTACGCCGTGCGCCACCTCAAGGTCAAGCACATCATCGTGTGCGGGCACtacggctgcggcggcgtcaaggccgccatGACGCCCCAGGACCTGGGCATCCTCAACCCGTGGCTGCGTAACATCCGCGACGTGTACCGCCTGCACgagaaggagctcgacgcgatcgaggacggcgagaagcgctacgagcgcctcgtcgagctcaacgtcgtcgagcaggcccgcAACGTCATCAAGACGGCGGCCGTCCAGCAGAGCTACAAGGAGAACCACTTCCCCATCGTCCACGGCTGGGTGTTCGACTTCCGCACCGGCctcctcaaggacctcgagaTCGACTACGCTTCGGTCCTTGCCGACATCCAGAAGATCTACAACCTCAACGAGTAG